A single region of the Canis lupus familiaris isolate Mischka breed German Shepherd chromosome 35, alternate assembly UU_Cfam_GSD_1.0, whole genome shotgun sequence genome encodes:
- the LOC488316 gene encoding LOW QUALITY PROTEIN: zinc finger protein 501-like (The sequence of the model RefSeq protein was modified relative to this genomic sequence to represent the inferred CDS: deleted 3 bases in 2 codons) produces MAPQEPEGHIRGNNKKCPAKVPGSGSQWSSPNNQELFHQRFQQFCYKETPGPREALSQLWMFCCKWLRPEIHTKEQMLDLLVLEQFLTILPKELQAWVWEQHPKSGEEAVAVLEDLEKELDEPGQKVSTQACTEEVLSETSVPLDPAKEATFLQPQPMEIQLKGISQDPQHQQDWDDVIRIEKGELIQKHELTREMESPKKSSGQINGEVPACGDIQEHEGWTKDMRHTSTERRYKCDEYGRRFTQNSSLIRHKRIHTGERPYSCNVCGKTFIQSSQLIDHQRIHNRLKPYQCDKCGKAFITYSSHLVQHQKTHTGEKPFQCIECGKAFHYSSGLVRHQRTHTGEKPYQCNDCGKAFCLSSHLIQHQRVHTGEKPYQCSECGKSFSQSSGLFHHQRIHSGEKPYGCEKCGKAFSHSSALVGHQQIHSGERRHGCDVCRKAFSYSSHLLGHRRIHTGEKPYECDGCGKAFRWSSHLIVHQGIHTGEKS; encoded by the exons ATGGCTCCTCAAGAGCCAGAGGGGCATATcagaggaaacaacaaaaaatgtccTGCCAAGGTTCCGGGATCTGGCTCACAGTGGAGCAGCCCAAACAACCAGGAGCTCTTCCACCAGCGCTTCCAACAGTTCTGCTACAAGGAGACTCCTGGACCCCGTGAGGCACTAAGCCAGCTCTGGATGTTCTGTTGTAAGTGGTTAAGGCCTGAGATCCACACCAAGGAGCAGATGTTGGACTTGCTGGTGTTGGAGCAGTTCCTGACCATCCTGCCCAAGGAGCTCCAGGCCTGGGTGTGGGAGCAGCACCCTAAGAGTGGGGAAGAGGCTGTGGCCGTGCTGGAGGACCTGGAGAAGGAATTGGATGAACCAGGCCAGAAG GTTTCAACCCAGGCCTGTACAGAGGAAGTGCTTTCTGAGACATCAGTGCCTCTGGATCCAGCTAAGGAAGCAACATTTCTCCAGCCTCAACCCATGGAGATCCAACTGAAGGGTATATCTCAGGACCCTCAACACCAACAGGATTGGG ATGATGTGATTAGAATTGAGAAAGGAGAATTGATTCAAAAGCATGAGCTTACTAGAGAGATGGAGTCTCCAAAAAAGTCATCTGGCCAAATCAATGGAGAGGTCCCTGCATGTGGAGACATTCAAGAACATGAAGGATGGACAAAAGATAT GAGACACACTTCAACTGAGAGAAGATATAAGTGTGATGAATATGGGAGAAGATTCACTCAAAACTCAAGCCTCATCAGACATAAAAGAATCCACACTGGAGAAAGACCCTATTCGTGTAATGTGTGTGGCAAAACTTTCATCCAGAGCTCACAACTTATTGACCATCAGAGAATACATAACCGATTAAAACCCTATCAGTGTGATAAGTGTGGAAAAGCCTTT ATTACATACAGTTCACACCTTGTTCAGCATCAGAAGactcacactggagaaaaaccttTCCAATGCATTGAGTGTGGGAAAGCTTTTCACTACAGTTCAGGCCTTGTTCGACACCAAAGGacccacactggagagaagccctacCAGTGCAATGACTGTGGGAAGGCATTCTGTCTAAGCTCACATCTCATACAGCATCAGAGAGtccacactggggagaagccATACCAGTGCAGTGAGTGTGGGAAAAGCTTCAGCCAGAGCTCAGGCCTCTTCCATCACCAGAGAATCCACAGTGGGGAGAAACCCTATGGGTGTGAGAagtgtgggaaggccttcagcCACAGCTCAGCTCTGGTGGGACACCAGCAAATCCACAGTGGAGAGAGGCGTCATGGGTGTGACGTGTGCAGGAAAGCTTTCAGCTACAGTTCGCATCTTCTGGGCCACCGAAgaatccacactggagagaagccctatgaGTGTGATGGATGTGGGAAAGCTTTCCGGTGGAGTTCACACCTCATTGTACACCAGGGAATCCACACTGGGGAGAAGTCCTGA
- the ZSCAN16 gene encoding zinc finger and SCAN domain-containing protein 16 isoform X2: MAATPKPEEQEGLVTIKPEDHAWARDTITANSSPHRRELFRQHFRKLCYQDAPGPREALSQLWELCRQWLRPEYHTKEQILDLLVLEQFLSILPRDLQAWVQAHHPRTGEEAVTVLEDLERELEEPRKQLPATSERQDTLLDKLTPLGRPHESLTTQLRPKKTQQEQESREPQRNGNKTRIKDEALSQKEHRPKDTEFLGKINDRLNKDILQHPESKDATESEGRLEWQQKERRRYACDDCGKSFSHSSDLSKHRRTHTGEKPYKCNECGKAFIQRSHLIGHHRVHTGVKPYKCEECGKDFSGRTGLIQHQRIHTGEKPYECDECGRPFRVSSALIRHQRIHTANKLY, translated from the exons ATGGCCGCAACCCCGAAACCCGAAGAACAGGAAGGACTCGTGACGATCAAGCCCGAAGACCACGCCTGGGCACGGGACACGATCACCGCGAACTCCAGCCCTCACAGGAGGGAGCTCTTCAGGCAGCACTTCAGGAAGCTGTGTTATCAGGACGCTCCCGGACCCCGCGAAGCCCTCTCCCAGCTCTGGGAGCTCTGCCGCCAGTGGCTGAGGCCGGAATACCACACCAAGGAGCAGATTTTAGACCTGCTGGTGTTGGAGCAGTTCCTGAGCATTCTTCCTCGGGACCTGCAAGCGTGGGTGCAGGCGCACCACCCGAGGACAGGAGAGGAGGCGGTCACCGTGCTGGAGGACCTGGAGAGGGAGCTGGAGGAACCGCGCAAGCAG CTCCCAGCCACATCAGAAAGACAGGACACGCTTTTGGACAAGTTGACCCCCTTGGGAAGGCCCCATGAGTCACTGACTACCCAGCTCCGTCCCAAGAAGACTCAGCAGGAGCAGGAATCCAGGGAGCCCCAAAGGAATG GTAATAAAACCAGAATTAAGGATGAAGCTCTGTCCCAGAAGGAACATAGGCCCAAGGATACAGAATTCCTTGGGAAGATAAATGACAGACTTAACAAAGACATTCTTCAGCATCCTGAATCCAAAGATGCTACTGAAAGTGAAGGTAGATTAGAGTGgcaacagaaggaaagaagacgCTATGCATGTGATGACTGTGGGAAAAGTTTCAGTCACAGCTCAGACCTTAGTAAGCACAGGAGgactcacactggagagaagccctacaaatgcaatgaatgtggaaaagcGTTCATTCAACGCTCCCATCTTATTGGACACCACAGAGTACACACTGGAGTGAAACCCTATAAATGTGAAGAATGTGGGAAAGATTTTAGTGGGCGCACAGGTCTTATTCAGCATCAGAGAATCCACACAGGTGAAAAACCCTATGAATGTGATGAGTGTGGGAGGCCTTTCCGTGTAAGTTCAGCCCTGATCAGACATCAAAGAATTCATACTGCAAATAAGCTTTACTAA
- the ZSCAN16 gene encoding zinc finger and SCAN domain-containing protein 16 isoform X1 — protein MAATPKPEEQEGLVTIKPEDHAWARDTITANSSPHRRELFRQHFRKLCYQDAPGPREALSQLWELCRQWLRPEYHTKEQILDLLVLEQFLSILPRDLQAWVQAHHPRTGEEAVTVLEDLERELEEPRKQVGRGHSAVKGHLKLPATSERQDTLLDKLTPLGRPHESLTTQLRPKKTQQEQESREPQRNGNKTRIKDEALSQKEHRPKDTEFLGKINDRLNKDILQHPESKDATESEGRLEWQQKERRRYACDDCGKSFSHSSDLSKHRRTHTGEKPYKCNECGKAFIQRSHLIGHHRVHTGVKPYKCEECGKDFSGRTGLIQHQRIHTGEKPYECDECGRPFRVSSALIRHQRIHTANKLY, from the exons ATGGCCGCAACCCCGAAACCCGAAGAACAGGAAGGACTCGTGACGATCAAGCCCGAAGACCACGCCTGGGCACGGGACACGATCACCGCGAACTCCAGCCCTCACAGGAGGGAGCTCTTCAGGCAGCACTTCAGGAAGCTGTGTTATCAGGACGCTCCCGGACCCCGCGAAGCCCTCTCCCAGCTCTGGGAGCTCTGCCGCCAGTGGCTGAGGCCGGAATACCACACCAAGGAGCAGATTTTAGACCTGCTGGTGTTGGAGCAGTTCCTGAGCATTCTTCCTCGGGACCTGCAAGCGTGGGTGCAGGCGCACCACCCGAGGACAGGAGAGGAGGCGGTCACCGTGCTGGAGGACCTGGAGAGGGAGCTGGAGGAACCGCGCAAGCAGGTGGGAAGGGGACACTCGGCTGTGAAAGGACACCTGAAG CTCCCAGCCACATCAGAAAGACAGGACACGCTTTTGGACAAGTTGACCCCCTTGGGAAGGCCCCATGAGTCACTGACTACCCAGCTCCGTCCCAAGAAGACTCAGCAGGAGCAGGAATCCAGGGAGCCCCAAAGGAATG GTAATAAAACCAGAATTAAGGATGAAGCTCTGTCCCAGAAGGAACATAGGCCCAAGGATACAGAATTCCTTGGGAAGATAAATGACAGACTTAACAAAGACATTCTTCAGCATCCTGAATCCAAAGATGCTACTGAAAGTGAAGGTAGATTAGAGTGgcaacagaaggaaagaagacgCTATGCATGTGATGACTGTGGGAAAAGTTTCAGTCACAGCTCAGACCTTAGTAAGCACAGGAGgactcacactggagagaagccctacaaatgcaatgaatgtggaaaagcGTTCATTCAACGCTCCCATCTTATTGGACACCACAGAGTACACACTGGAGTGAAACCCTATAAATGTGAAGAATGTGGGAAAGATTTTAGTGGGCGCACAGGTCTTATTCAGCATCAGAGAATCCACACAGGTGAAAAACCCTATGAATGTGATGAGTGTGGGAGGCCTTTCCGTGTAAGTTCAGCCCTGATCAGACATCAAAGAATTCATACTGCAAATAAGCTTTACTAA